From one Lycium ferocissimum isolate CSIRO_LF1 chromosome 5, AGI_CSIRO_Lferr_CH_V1, whole genome shotgun sequence genomic stretch:
- the LOC132058409 gene encoding copper transporter 6-like, producing MDHDHNMPGMGGMSPSPPRQNHMNNNEHMMGMGLTHMTFFWSKNAEILFSGWPGTRTGMYVLALIFVFVLSLLVKWLSNCNYFKGNKANGLVQTFVHGVKIGLADLLMLAVMSFNVGVFIVVVAGHTLGYFLFGSRTNSENNACQA from the coding sequence ATGGATCATGATCATAACATGCCAGGAATGGGAGGAATGTCACCATCACCACCACGACAAAACCACATGAACAATAATGAACACATGATGGGCATGGGGTTGACGCACATGACCTTTTTCTGGAGTAAAAATGCTGAAATTCTCTTCTCAGGCTGGCCAGGAACGCGCACGGGCATGTACGTCCTCGCACTGATCTTTGTATTTGTGCTCTCTCTGCTTGTGAAGTGGCTCTCAAATTGTAATTACTTTAAAGGCAATAAGGCAAATGGTCTTGTTCAGACATTTGTGCATGGTGTAAAAATAGGCCTTGCTGATCTTCTCATGCTTGCTGTTATGTCTTTTAACGTTGGTGTTTTTATAGTTGTCGTGGCTGGACATACTTTAGGGTATTTCCTATTTGGCAGTAGGACTAATTCTGAGAATAATGCCTGCCAAGCTTGA